The genomic segment ATCAGCAGTAGGATGAAAGAACAGGAACATACTATACGTACCTCAGGCGCTATTGTGAAGAACAAATAAACTAAAACACATAAAACCCTAAGGGTGGTTCCTGGCCCATAGAGAAGTACTCAGCTGATGTCAGCTACATTCTCCTTGTATCCATGGTAAAGAGTATCTTaacattcattttaaattgtGTACAAGAACTACCAGGCATAAACAATGGATTATCTTGGTTTATTGATGTGGATTGGAAATTTGTTCTAAACCTACTGACTCACCTACCTATCTCCCTACCAATTAGTgtaaattttatttgtgttttggagGGAACACTTAGGATCTATGTAAAACTTAAATATCATGCTTCAACAGCATTGCAAATCAAGTATCTAATGTGTTAACTATACAGACTGAGCAAATATTTCCTCAGAATTCAAAACGTTTGAATAGACCTATCTGATTATTGAATTCTGTACCCCAAAAGAAAAGCACTACTTGAATACCACCTGGAATACTTAATAAGACCACTGActtctattttgcttttgtagCATGCCTTAAAAGCAATTACTATTCCATTACTGTTCACACAAGAGAAAATTTACCAGCTTGTAATTTAGAGGCAAGTGGAGTAGACAGAAGAAAGTGGAGTCACCTACTATAGTTTCCAAGAAGCAGGGGACAACAGTCTAAATGTTTAAAAGACACACGTTCACTGCACCAAACAATCCAGGCATGTCCTCAtgtctattcatgagaaaggATAATCAGTGAAAAGTAGGTTGGAGGACAGAATGATGGAAAAAGGCaacaggaaggggcagaagagagaatgTTTTTTACACCCAAATTGTTACTTCTGGTccattaaaatagcaaaatccAAACGAAAACTGGTCTTCACAGAAAACTCAAAAATTAGCCCTAACTCAAGTACTATACACCGgggagaataaagaaaatctttagatTCAACACTAAGAAAACTGGTTGTAGTTTTATACACAcagttttagaaaattctcaCATTTTATCAGCCCTACAACATGATTAATATGGTTTTAGATGGGGAGAAATAAAAAGGGCACATTTCAGGTAAAATAGTCATTTTTGCTACATCTAAGAGATTCTTTTAGGTTTCCTCCCTTTGAAAAGATAATTACCCTACACCAAGTAACGATATCCAAAGTAAAAGTAAAGGTAGATCTctgcaagattccatcaaaatcctagagaagaacacaggcaacaccctttttgaactcggccatagtaacttcttgcaagatacatccacgaaggcaaaagaaacaaaagcaaaaatgaactattgggacttcatcaagataagaagcttttgcacagcaaaggatacagtcaacaaaactcaaagacaacctacagaatgggagaagatatttgcaaatgacatatcagataaagggctagtttccaagatctataaagaactttttaaactcaacaccaaagaaacaaacaatccaatcatgaaatgggcaaaagacatgaacagaaatctcacagaagaagacatagacatggccaacatgcacatgagaaaatgctctgcatcacttgccatcagggaaatacaaatcaaaaccacaatgagataccacctcacaccagtgagaatgggaaaaattaacaaggcaggaaacaacaaatgttggagaggatgtggagaaaagggaaccctcctacactgttggtgggaatgtgaactggtgcagccactgtggaaaactgtgtggaggttcctcaaacagttaaaaatatacctgccctacgacccagcaattgcactgttggggatttaccccaaagatacaaatgcaatgaaacgctgggacacctgcaccccgatgtttctagcagcaatggccacgatagccaaactgtggaaggagcctcggtgtccaacgaaagatgaatggataaagaagatgtggtttatgtatacaatggaatattactcagctattagaaatgacaaatacccaccatttgcttcaacgtggatggaactggagggtattatgctgagtgaagtaagtcagtcagagaaggacaaacattatatgttctcattcatttggggaatataaataatagtgaaagggaaaataagggaagggagaagaaatgtgtgggaaatatcagaaagggagacagaacataaagactgctaactctgggaaacgaactaggggtggtagaaggggaggagggcggggggtgggagtgaatgggtgacgggcactgggtgttattctgtatgttagtaaattgaacaccaataaaaaaaaaaaaaataaaaaaaaaaaaataaaaaaaaaaaaaattaaaaaaaaaaaaaaaaaaaaaaaaaaaaaaaaaaaggtagatctCTGGTCTCCTTtcaggaaacagaggcagaatttcctatggggcggggggggggggggcaagtaTTGTGAATTTGAGTATCCTTTGGATTGTGGCTCCAATAAGCTGCATATAAAGAGGGGAGCACACCGATgcttcagaagaggaagaaaaaattaaacctcAATTCATCCACCTGCCCAGCATACAAATAGCTTAACTGCACCCAACAGAAAAATCGAAACAAAGGGCCTCTTGAGTTCACTGCTCGCCAGAAATGCATCTTCAAGATGCCTGCTCATTAACTGAGTCCTTtcaggcacccccaccccttaAATGTCTCACAGTTGGCCTGTCTTCCCAGTCTTTcctcattaaatttaaaagttaagtttttttaaagtttttcttcttgCTCAGAAAGTACTGTTTTTTAACCTTTCGATTCAATTGATTTCCAAAGGTGAAAGCAACTTCACCTGAAAAGCATCAGCTTTAAACTCAGGAAACACAGGAAGGTTTTCtagtaaacaacagaaatctggTCAATAGTGTTATTAAAAATACGACTAGAGAGAGTGTCACATTTATCTGCAGTTGTGGCTTGTATTAAAGTAGCTTAAATCCTTCACAAATAAGCTTTTCTGGGGGGGGTTAAACAGATACGGTGCTGAGGCAGGCAGGATTACCTGTGATCTAGAGTGTAAAGCCCAATCCATGccacaggaagaggaggagatgcTGCTGGGACACTACAAACCTGAAAACCCCTTTCCATTGTCTCCAATGGACAGTCCAGTTTCTGGGGCTACCACTCCCACTGAGCTTCATTTGCGAGTGGATTTGGCTGTTAATGTAGCATTGTTCAgcacaaatatttctttcctggCAGCACAGCTCAGTCGAGACAGGAGGCTGAAAATCAGTTAGCTGTATGTAAGAAGAAAGCAGCTCTCCAGTTACCAGGGAGGAATAATTGAACACAGATTGCCTGTTGCGCCTTTAATTTAATTTGGAGacctttcatcttttcatttccttcatttgcAGCCAATGCTTAGTGAGCTAATTTGTACCtggttcattttcctccttttatctTATCTACATTAACATCAACCATGGAAATTAGAAGCACTATGAATAAAAGatgaagcctgacttgggacaTTCCCTCCTTAAATACCGTGAATTACTTAAAAACTAATTTGTGTGTATGCACAATATGGAAGGACTAAGATCTCTATGCCTCACCTCTACAGTATCCTTTATCAGCATCTTCCCTCTCCCCAAGGGGCTGCAGTTTTCAGATGTTTTATCTAGTCTTACCTATTCTCAGAGTGCAATGTCTAGACTATAATCCAGATGGAATCTGTAACTGGTATAAGGTAGTCCATCCCATTACTGCACAAAACCAAGGATCCACAGATCCCACTAACTTGACTTTTTAGAGAGTTCAATACTGCTTGCTTTACAAGGAAAAGAATGTGTtgcaaaaaggaaaactgaatgtaTCAACAGATATGTATGGTGAGCAGATGCCCACTGTCCAAAAACACTGTGTGGGGGAGGATGAGAGATGGTGGAGAAAGGGACTAATCTTGAAATTACTGCCTGGGAGTGGCCTCTGGAAGCTACAGAATTTAAATTTCAAGTGTATCATGGGTATGACGTTTTTCAAACAGTCCTTCTGTTGAATATGTTGTACCACTTGGCAACCTCTCCGTTAGAAAGAGTTACACATGctcttaaaataagtttttcttaCTTCCCACTGTACAAAATTTTAGTGTCTTGtaatttttgcatgtttttcccTTTATAGTTTCCTCTGGgccaatactatttttttctcctcatcctctcctccTATAAAGTTGGGCTTTaaattttgtctcctttctttttccaatgaaaaaaaaaatctactggatttttcttttgctgcttagTATCCCCCACCAATAAGCTATCCTTTCAGTTTGGGAAGCATCAAAGACTGTGCTCAATTGTTTCACACTGCTTCTAATGCCAGCTCTTCTACTCCTATAACCCTTCATACCAATGGGCTAGATGGAAACTGGAGATAAACCAAAAAATTACTCCCTTTTCACAGCCCAACCCCCTAAAAAGTTGATGTGTGTTACTTGTATAAGACCACACGTCTTTACAGGTAAGGCAACTTCCAaattgtagggggaaaaaaaaaagactttgcagTTTAAAATTATAGTGTACTGAAATGTAAAAGTATGCTCCGGAATACAAACCACTGTATCTTCTGGGGAAAGGGTATGTAAGTAGGATCAAAATTAAAGCccaacttaaggaaaaaaaaaaaaaatcagattatatCTCTAATCTTGGTTATAATAAAGACTACCCCCTACAATGTCAAGCTTATCTATTTCTTCTGAAAGAACAAGGAAAGCAAGCCctacattgaagaaaaaaaaaaaaaaaaggacaagaagcaATTACTGGTCCTTTTATTCTTGAAGGAGAGGATGATTAGAAACGAAGGTGGCAACAGtccttaaaaaatagattcttagTAGCCACCTAGGcagaaaaattaaaccaaaaggGTACAAAGTCCCTCTGTCTCCAGGTGAAGAAAGCCAAATAGAGATTAGGATAAAATTGTGGAGCATTTATGTTTACCAAATACACAGATTGTCCCGCTTACTTCGTGGAGTGGAGGGTGTGATGGAGTCTCAGAAGCAGGAGGCCAAGGAATTGGGGATAGTGGAAAGGAAGAGTCCCACGAAGGGTCAAAGAATCCaaggttttgggggtttttccCCACATACCTTTGTGTATACGGAAGAAAAGTGAACGCCATGCAATAGGGACTCCCAGAACACACGCAGATTGCAAAACGCCAGCCTCAAGAAGAACACCTGTCCTAACGCCCAGCTGGCTCTGCGCATGAGCCGCCTTCCAAGGGAAAAGGGCCATTTTAGCGACAGGGGACGGCGCCGCCCCCAGGACCTCCCAGTGAGTACCAGGAAGCAATGGGGAGGTGCAAGAGCGGCCGGGCGAACCCCCAGAGGCGCCTTGGAGAaaggttggggggaaaaaaaaagaaaagaaaaagaatgaggctGTTGGCCTGATAATTCGGGAAAGACAGAATCACAGGACCTCAGAGTCTCAACTCCTTTCCCAGaggttttctttgaaaaagaggCAAACCTGAGAATCAGAAAGGACTTTTGTGGGGtgcaagaagagagagaagttggACCCACATACACACCAAGGAGAAGTCCCTGTTTTCACTAACAAGTGCCAGTGGACTGTAGAGAGAAGTTGGTCTCTGGGCTGGTTTTCGGCCACCATCTCCACCTCCTTCGCTGTACGGTTCTTGATTGGGGGGTACACCAAGTCCGCCGGCCCTGAGCTGGGTCCCCGCGACCTCTGCGGCCCGCGCCTCCCCCGCCCACTCGCCCCGCCCTCGAGCCACCGGCGCCTCGGGCCTGCACGTCCCCCGCTTCGGCTGGGCCGCTCCGTCGGCTCACTCTCAGGCCCCGGCGGACTGCGGAGCCccggccccctgcctcccctcgtCCACTCCGCACCCCCGCGTGGCCAGCGTTCACGCGCCAAAGCCCCTggaggctgcaggctgcaggctgcccGCGCGCAGCGCTCCACCCGCATCCGGATCGGGGGTGCGGACAAGGGGGAACGCCCGAGGGCAGCCGCAGCCCGGCCGGCCCTTTCCCTCCCGACCCCAGGGGCGGGCCGGGCGCTACCTCCTGGAACAGCTCCAGGCTGTAGGTGTTGTCGTCGTCGGCGAAGAAGAGCACCCCGGGCTGCGCGCGCTGGTGCTGGTGCCTCTGGCGCAGCCAGGCGAGCCCGGCGTTGCGCTGCTCGGTGGCGCGCGGCAGCCCGGGCCTCTTGTAGCGCCGCGGTGTGGGCACGTGCAGGTGCGTGCTGGGCAGCCCGGCCCGCGCCAGGAAGCGGCTCACCAGCTCGCTGCGCGCCGCCGCGTCCTCCACCAGGATCCAGTGCAGCTGCGCCACCTGGCGGAAGGTGTTGGCCAGGCGGGTCAGCTCGGCTTTCTGCACCGGGCGGCTGTAGGTGGGCGTGATGGCATAGATGGTGGGCAGGGGCGGCTCCGGCCGCGGCCGCGCGTGTGGCCGCGACTCGTTGCGCTTCTCCCAGCCGCGCCCGGGCCCGCTGTCGGGGCCGCCCCTGCGGGGCGGGAGTCGGGCGCCCCCGCGGCCCACCGCGTAGGGAGAAAAGTAAGGGCGCGGGGTGAGCGGGGGCGCCGGCCTGCGCGTGTCCACGTCGAGCATGATGATGACGATCAGGATCCAGGGCAGGAGGATGAAGAAACGGCTGAACAGCGCGGACTTCATGGTGCGCCCGCCCTTCCGCGGCCTCTCGGACGCCCCTGAGAGCGCGAGATGGAGGACCCCGGCGCTCAGTTCGGACGGCGgcggcgcccgcgcccgcgcccgctcaGGAAGGCGCTCAGGGAGCCGCGGCGGGCGCGCTCTCCATGGGGTCGGGGGGCGCTGCGGGGGGCGGGAGCCGCGGGGCTCAGCGGCCGGGCGCGGGCGGTCGGCGCGGGTGCCGAGGAgtagggcggggtggggggggggcggcgggcgctgGCCCCAGTCCCGGTGAGCCGGCGGGAAGCGGGGCTGCGTCCAGCCGCGGGCCGGGCTCCGGAGTTGTGCCCGCGGTCCCCGGCCGCTCCTGACGGCGAGTGGGCGCGGAGAGCCGGCCCCGGGCTCCTCGCTCCTCCCGTCCCGCGGCGCTGCGGGCAAAGGGACTCCCGCCGCGGCTCCCCGGCCGCTCCCTGGGGGCACCCtcgagggcgggcgggcgggcgggcggcagcGCCCAGGGCTTTCCTTCGTCACGCCCGGCCCGGGTGGCGAGGACCGGGAGGGGGCGCGGGAGGTGTGCCCCAGCCCTGCGAGCGCCGCAGCGGAAGCCTGCACGCCCGTCCTCCGCTCTCCGCTCTCCGCTCTCCGCTCTCGGCTCGGAACCTCTCCCGGCTCGGCAGCGAGATCCCGGagccaggaaagaaagagaaagcggagggggcggggggcggggggctgcagACTCCAGCGTCCTCCCGGTCCTCCTGTGGGAAGGCAGCAGCGCTGCTACTGGCGGAGAGGGGCTGCGAGGGGGAGGTCGCGAGGGGGCCCCGGCTCTCCGCGGGGGGTGCCGCTGACGGCCCCGAGAGCCAGCTCTGGAGGCGGCTGCGGCACcgcggggggggtggggaggagggtcccCGCGGGGCCGCACGACCTGCGCGAAGGCTGGATGGATGCGCGTTCGCCGCTCTCCGCGCGCCCTGAGCCTCCTGAAATACCGCAAGGTCTTGAGAGAGCAGCTAGGAGACCCCGTTCACGTGCGGGAAACTCGGGAGACCtagggtggggagtgaggggacAGAGGCGGAGAGGGTAAAGGATCTCGTCCTGGCCCCCACCTGCAGGGCTGCTGTGCCGGGGTGTGTACCCATCGGCGGCAGCCGAAAGCTGGACTAGAAAAAGGCAGAAATCTGTAGAAGCCCCGGGAGACGGAGAGGCGCCACGCAGAGGTGTTTGGCACGTGAGATGGTCCATCCCAAAGAATCCACCCGAACGGTTGCTTTGCTGCCTGCCAGCAGGGAGATcacggggggcgcgggggggggggggggattcctAAAACTCCAGCTGAGTATGTTtaacttatttttccttcagtaaTTCGGACTCACATTTCCCCTATAGTTCGCTGTCGTCAGAATTACTCAGTTTGACCCTCCCGACGATCCTCTTAGAGAGGCCTGAAAAGTAGAATCATTTTATGGGTGAGGACACGGAGACTCGGTTTAATTTCCCCGAGGTCAGAGGCAAGTGGCCAAGTGGAAATGGAACGTGGGTCCCCGGAGTCCAGCCCGTGGCTTCCTCGCTGCGCGGCCTGAAGAAGTCGCTCCGGACGCAGCCCGACCGGGAGGGGTTGGCTCTCCTACGTGAAAACATTGTGCAATCAAAATCTAACAGAGCCTGTGAAGACGTAATGGAACCATGACAGTGCCTGGAAGACAAGGAGTAAACAATTGGTGCTCAGTTAGGACCTTTTCTATTGGGCGGACCTACTAGCCAAGTCCCTGGTGTCTATGATGTacgggaaagaaagaagaggggccACGCTCCATAGTCACGTCCCAGGGAGGTGCTTGCAAAAAGAGCAGGAAGGCCTTGCCCCTCGCCAGCCCATGATAAGTAATTTCTGAGCTCATCTTCTCTCGATTGTTGGTCTTCCTCGGTCTTGTTCACAAATAAATCCCTCCGTGCATTTTGTATGGGGGCGCGCGGGACAGCTCTAGAGAGGCTactgcaccccaccccctccagccttTTTGAGAGTCCAGCCTCATAGCCCCACCTTTGCTGCTCCTGCTATCATCCGGGACTGGAGCGCTTGTGGATTTCCCTAACTTCCCGCTCAGAGTCTGAAACCCGAGGGTGAAATTTATGGAGTCAACATGCACTCCCTTCTCCACCGCCCCCCACCGCAAGGGCTAGCCTTCTGTCTGGACCTCCCTGTAGCAGCCGCAACTCCTACTATAGACGTGGCAGGTGAGCGGCACCCTAACATAGGAAACAATCCATTAGACGCCTTCCCTTATTCTCGGCTAACCTAGTGGTCCTCTGAATATAACGCAGCCTCCGGAAAATGTGCCATGATCAGACCTGGGGGTGGACCGCCTGAAACCAATGTCAGTATTTTGGGGGCGGGTAGGTCGGGGAGAGAGCCTGGTAAAAACTTCTCTTAAATACTAGAAAGCAGCACACACACCTGACAACCCTTGCAAAGATACTGAAGTCTTGCTCTTCCTGCTGGAATCTTTAATGTAGTTGAAGAGAAATGCCTTGTGTATGAGCTGGAGTGAAGCTCAAGCAGTTACTGAATTGTATTATAAATTTCACTAATCTTTGTTAGCTGGGAATTCTTGGTTATTCTTACTATTCCATAAAAAACCATTCCTCATTGCTTCTCCAGCAACCAGGGCCATTCACAGATGAGACACGTTCAAAATCAATCAAATATTGGAATTGGAAATTTTAACTGGTGCTCAGAATTCACAGGTGTCATACAACACAATGCTTAACTAGCAGGGTCACATCAAGGAGGTCATGTCATCTTCTCCATTATCTTTCGTCAGCATTTGCATCCAGGTGTACCTCATTCAATCATCTGTTGGGGGCATCATGGTTCATGCAGTGAGCCAGACCTTGGTTTGATTTCCAGCTGGGCCACTTGAGCAACTTTTACAGTCAGTGAGtctttcagtttcctcacctggaaaaGGGAGTTACATACTCCATGGAAAtcttgtaaggattaaatagGATAAGTTAGGTAAAGTATTTTGCAGAGGAGCTGTTATTATGCAGACAATGAATGGTATTTAAATGCAAGTAACACTTGTTCAAAAGAAGATCTTAACCTGGGAGATCTTGCAGAATCATcatcacacaggaaaaaaatgagatccaTTCTAAAGGAACTGACAGTGTCTTTAAATAGGGCCCCCTCCTGTCTGGAAGGTGTTGGTATGTTTGGTAGTCTTCTCCCagctggggtgaggtgggaggaataaagaaatatttaccaaatacaaGGTGCAGCTTATCATGCAATAAGGATAACATGATTCCAAGTGACAATGATTTCAAGTGACTGAATATGCCATATTGTTTTACATTCATTGATTCAAAAATGTTTATCCACATCTTTCATAGTCAAATCTGAGTCAAGATAAAGGCACAAAATTATTAAGAATGTCCATTTGAAGCATAAAACCAGGGCAATACACTTTTAAGCGCAAAAATTtatcatgcttttaaaatatgtagagAGTTTATCAGGTAGTAGAATGGAAACAACTCCTTTTAGTGGAACCTTgaagaaaatgccatttttatgaAGCATAATCACTGGGTAGCTGTAGTGCTTTTTCATATAGTCTatgatatttttacataaaacaaCTTAAACTTGATCTGTGGCTGATAATGAAGGTTGGTAGAAGTCACtagagtaattaaaataattacctaACTTCTGAGCTTCTGTACATCCTCTcagtgtttattttcatttaatctctctAATTATTTGTGTAACAAAGTGAGCATTGCTTCATCTGTACTAATGAAGCCTTAGATTGCTGGCATCAGCCACAGCATTTCATCAGCATTCAGTTGTTGTTCTCAGATaaacaaaggtaaaaacaaaaaacaaaaaaccaaaaccatctGGAGACTTAACAAAAACATATCATATAATCactaaacatttacattttgccTTGATGAGTAATATGCAACTGTGACTTCTGTAGCAAAAAGATTGCAGTCCGATTAGTGCACTGCATACAACTGATCCCATTTGACATTTGAGCCTGGGGTTCTGCTAGTGTGACTAAATCAACCTTCAAATGAGCATCTGGGGACATCCTAAATATTCTTAGTCAAGTAAGAAAgagatcaaggaaaaaaaatctatacgcAATTAAGTGTTTGTAAATAGCTATATCATGATATGGACATGCAGATCGGGTAAAGAGAATCAGAACTAATTCATATGCAAGTAATAATGTATTGTGAATGTATTGATAATCAATACCCACATTTAGGTGAACATAACTTTCTGTTAAAATATCAGTTATGTGAAAGAGCGacatccaaaataaataattctaatagCCCCAAAGTCCAGAGATACATGACAGTTTCATTGATAACTGTCAGAAAAATGACATCCAAACCACAAAATAAATGGctcatttggtttattttcttggATCTGGATCCTCTACAAATACCACAATTGGTCGAGAATTGTTCTAAATTATAATGCTTCCTTAAAATTTTAGACACTTGCAGCTATTATGTACAAAATGTGATGTGAGAAGTAATTTGTTGAGTAAAATCCCATTTTCATTTGACAGGTTGGGATCAAGGTTATTCAGTAAAAGTGGTTTTCTAGAAAAGCAGAAATTGGCAATTCATCCTAAcaatttcattgaaaaataattccattcaGTTTGAATAATAGCTGAAGATAAAACATGCCCAtgttcctccttttccctttattaatgAATTAGGGTACACAAAAACCCAATAAAGCATAGATAAGGATATACTAGCACCCTTTATATCTTTTCCCTCACTATCTTAAAAATTGGCatttacattaaaatgattatttgttAGCAATAGAATTTTACTGTAAAACTACACAACCTACCTTTCACGGTTGTTACAAGAATCAAAGGAGATAATGTagattaaagtattttaaacacTATAGTTAATACATGTACAACAGAAGTGATTGGGCATGAGCTGATAATTGAAGTACGAGATTACACACAGGGTTCCTTATATTACTGGGCcaatttttacatgttttagaatttgtattatagaaagttaaaatacataaaacagattatttttgcTTGCCAAGATAATACTGATGCCACAGTCCAGAAGCTGAGTTGGTAGAGTTCTGTAACTCATTGAATCAGTCTCTTGGCCTTGAAAATAGGTCAGTTCAGTTAAATGGTTTCATCCTATTTTAGGGGTCAGTGGTGTGTGTGGAAGGGGGGGCATCTAAATTGGGCCTTAGATTGTATGAGTAGCAGGCATTTAATGAGAGGCCTTTctatagaaatagaagaaaaaaaaaagaaatagaagaaaaacaaaggtaatgATTAAAATAAACCATAAGTTTGAGTACTCTAAGTACTCAGTTTTTGAGTCCAGAGGGCTCAAAAGTCAAGATTTTTAGATGTTGGGCTTGAAGCAGATTTAGATGGTGGAATGAGGACAAGCATTGGCAATccaattgattgattgatttaattttttatttttggtttgtttgaatATCTCTAGTGATGGCATCAGATGTTACAGTGAACTTTCTGAGTGACTTACATAGGAGCAGGCATGAAAGTTAT from the Canis lupus dingo isolate Sandy chromosome 12, ASM325472v2, whole genome shotgun sequence genome contains:
- the B3GAT2 gene encoding galactosylgalactosylxylosylprotein 3-beta-glucuronosyltransferase 2, whose protein sequence is MKSALFSRFFILLPWILIVIIMLDVDTRRPAPPLTPRPYFSPYAVGRGGARLPPRRGGPDSGPGRGWEKRNESRPHARPRPEPPLPTIYAITPTYSRPVQKAELTRLANTFRQVAQLHWILVEDAAARSELVSRFLARAGLPSTHLHVPTPRRYKRPGLPRATEQRNAGLAWLRQRHQHQRAQPGVLFFADDDNTYSLELFQEMRTTRKVSVWPVGLVGGRRYERPLVENGKVVGWYTGWRADRPFAIDMAGFAVSLQVILSNPKAVFKRRGSQPGMQESDFLKQITTVEELEPKANNCTKVLVWHTRTEKVNLANEPKYRLDTVKIEV